In a single window of the Necator americanus strain Aroian chromosome X, whole genome shotgun sequence genome:
- a CDS encoding hypothetical protein (NECATOR_CHRX.G23042.T1), with the protein MLKRTERGGVVFRRIVFQPQARLCLQMISNHHNDSAAFPPQPQQYEHLRPHVVCGDTFDKMVCAPHKMKTIAVNAAAKFACVMGDLEEINSQR; encoded by the coding sequence ATGTTGAAGCGAACCGAAAGGGGTGGAGTGGTTTTCAGGAGGATCGTGTTCCAACCACAGGCTCGACTCTGTCTCCAAATGATTAGCAATCATCACAATGATAGCGCGGCATTCCCCCCACAACCTCAGCAATATGAACACCTTCGTCCGCACGTCGTCTGCGGGGACACTTTCGACAAGATGGTTTGCGCACCTCACAAAATGAAGACAATTGCTGTGAATGCTGCTGCTAAGTTCGCCTGTGTTATGGGCGACCTCGAAGAAATAAACTCTCAACGCTGA